In the Longimicrobiaceae bacterium genome, one interval contains:
- a CDS encoding FAD-dependent oxidoreductase has translation MNELTLPRSGAAREGEYDVVIIGAGISGTLLAAILARHKARVLMVDAGTHPKFAVGESTVGHTSTVLQVISERYDVPEIGHLASFHGIRRHITTACGVKRGFGFVYHREGEQRADECNQFVIPPLLHGPENHLFRQDVDAYMMHVAVRYGAEVRQQTRIADVEIGDDGVRIEIEGGEPVRCRYVVDASGHGSLLGRKHGLRENPTRCKHHARSLFTHMVGVKRYDDCVQPAGKHGMPVPWYQTTLHHFFEGGWIWVIPFDNHRYATNPLCSVGLTVDPRKFPKPDGDPEAEFREFIQRFPSVAAQFEDARTIRKWVSTDRLQYSSTRTVGDRFCLMSHSAGFIDPLFSRGLANTMDVINSFADRLLEGLAVDDLSAERFEFIERLQQGLIDFNDQLVHCSYISFRDYRLWNAWVRVWALGEAALDQMRLLSAYARFRATGDRSVFRTLDDVRYPGLACPTHDGYKRMWEDSVADMEAVDAGTLDPGTAADRIFARLEEANLSPPAIGLADPARRHVDGDLLTSMKALVWGKLQAPEEIRKNYFGFRTTDLMGMTSKNFAEFVRAY, from the coding sequence ATGAACGAGCTGACGCTGCCGCGCAGCGGCGCCGCCCGCGAGGGCGAATACGACGTGGTGATCATCGGGGCCGGGATCTCCGGGACGCTCCTGGCCGCCATCCTGGCGCGCCACAAGGCCCGGGTGCTGATGGTGGACGCGGGGACGCACCCCAAGTTCGCCGTCGGCGAGTCCACGGTGGGGCACACCTCCACCGTGCTCCAGGTGATCTCCGAGCGCTACGACGTGCCCGAGATCGGGCACCTGGCCTCGTTCCACGGGATCCGGCGGCACATCACCACCGCCTGCGGCGTGAAGCGCGGGTTCGGCTTCGTGTACCACCGCGAGGGGGAGCAGCGCGCCGACGAGTGCAACCAGTTCGTGATCCCGCCGCTCCTGCACGGCCCGGAAAACCACCTGTTCCGGCAGGACGTGGACGCCTACATGATGCACGTGGCCGTCCGCTACGGCGCCGAGGTGCGCCAGCAGACCCGCATCGCCGACGTGGAGATCGGCGACGACGGCGTGCGGATCGAGATCGAGGGCGGCGAGCCGGTGCGCTGCCGCTACGTGGTGGACGCCAGCGGCCACGGCTCGCTCCTGGGGAGGAAGCACGGGCTGCGGGAGAACCCCACCCGCTGCAAGCACCACGCGCGCTCCCTCTTCACCCACATGGTGGGGGTGAAGCGCTACGACGACTGCGTGCAGCCGGCCGGCAAGCACGGCATGCCGGTGCCGTGGTACCAGACCACCCTGCACCACTTCTTCGAGGGCGGGTGGATCTGGGTGATCCCCTTCGACAACCACCGCTACGCCACGAACCCGCTGTGCAGCGTGGGGCTCACCGTGGACCCCCGGAAGTTCCCGAAGCCGGACGGGGACCCCGAGGCCGAGTTCCGGGAGTTCATCCAGCGCTTCCCCAGCGTGGCCGCGCAGTTCGAGGACGCGCGCACCATCCGCAAGTGGGTCTCCACCGACCGGCTGCAGTACTCGTCCACGCGCACCGTGGGCGACCGCTTCTGCCTGATGTCGCACTCCGCCGGGTTCATCGACCCGCTCTTCTCGCGCGGGCTGGCGAACACCATGGACGTCATCAACTCCTTCGCCGACCGGCTCCTGGAGGGGCTAGCGGTGGACGACCTCTCCGCCGAGCGCTTCGAGTTCATCGAGCGGCTGCAGCAGGGGCTGATCGACTTCAACGACCAGCTCGTGCACTGCTCGTACATCTCGTTCCGCGACTATCGGCTCTGGAACGCCTGGGTGCGCGTGTGGGCGCTGGGCGAGGCTGCGCTCGACCAGATGCGCCTGCTGAGCGCCTACGCCCGCTTCCGCGCCACCGGCGACCGCAGCGTCTTCCGCACCCTGGACGACGTGCGCTACCCCGGCCTCGCCTGCCCCACCCACGACGGATACAAGCGGATGTGGGAGGACTCCGTGGCCGACATGGAGGCGGTGGACGCGGGGACGCTGGACCCGGGCACGGCCGCGGACCGGATCTTCGCGCGGCTGGAGGAGGCCAACCTGTCCCCCCCGGCCATCGGGCTGGCGGACCCCGCGCGGCGCCACGTGGACGGCGACCTGCTGACCAGCATGAAGGCGCTGGTGTGGGGGAAGCTCCAGGCCCCGGAGGAGATCCGGAAGAACTACTTCGGCTTCCGGACCACGGACCTCATGGGGATGACCTCCAAGAACTTCGCCGAGTTCGTCCGCGCCTACTGA
- a CDS encoding acyl carrier protein has product PEGERRAVLGEHVRATVVAVLGLDPARPLERGRPLKEMGLDSLTAVEIRNALSAAAGHPLPATLLFDHPTVDALAAFLAREVFGVEPAEGAAPAAAPEDDTLAAALAEVEASRGDELALLLAGELDLIEGGRQG; this is encoded by the coding sequence GCCCGAGGGCGAGCGGCGCGCCGTCCTCGGCGAGCACGTGCGGGCCACGGTGGTCGCGGTGCTGGGGCTGGACCCCGCGCGCCCGCTGGAGCGCGGGCGCCCGCTCAAGGAGATGGGGCTCGACTCGCTCACCGCGGTGGAGATCCGCAACGCGCTGAGCGCCGCGGCCGGGCACCCGCTCCCCGCCACCCTGCTCTTCGACCACCCCACGGTGGACGCGCTCGCCGCCTTCCTGGCGCGCGAGGTGTTCGGGGTGGAGCCGGCCGAGGGCGCGGCTCCGGCCGCCGCTCCGGAGGACGATACCCTGGCCGCCGCGCTCGCCGAGGTGGAGGCGAGCCGCGGAGACGAGCTGGCGCTGCTCCTCGCGGGGGAGCTGGACCTCATCGAAGGCGGCCGGCAGGGATGA